ACCGTTGCCGGCGGGGACAGCCGGCAGGAATCGGTCACGGCGGCGCTCGCCGCGTCGCCGGCGGAGGGTCGCGACCTGGTGCTGGTCCACGATGGCGCGCGCCCGGCGCTCGCCGCCGCGGATCTCCTGGCCGTCTGTCAGGCGGCGTTGTCGGCGGATGGGGCAGTGCTCGGCCGGGGCGCTTCCGACACGCTCAAACTTGTCGAACAAGGGGTGATCGTGGGAACCGTCGATCGCAGTCGGGTTTTTCGCGCCGAGACGCCGCAGGTGTTCCGCCGCGAGCTCCTCGAGCGCGCCATCGAGGCCGCCCTCGCGGTCGGCTTCACCGCCACCGACGAGGCCTCGCTGGTGGAGCGTTTCCCGGGCATGCGAGTCCTCGCCGTCGAGGCCGTGGCGCCCAATCCGAAGCTCACGACTCCAGCCGACCTGCCGCTGGTGCGCGCGCTCCTCGAAGGCTTCGGCGCTCTGCCGGACTCGTCGGGAGCCGGGCGGTGAAGCTGCGCATCGGGCAGGGTTACGACATCCATCGCCTGGTTCCGGGAAGAAAGCTCATGCTCGGCGGGGAGGAGATCCCGTTCGATCTCGGGCTCGACGGGCACAGCGACGCCGACGTGCTGCTGCACGCCCTGGGCGACGCGCTGCTCGGCGCCGCGAGCCTCGGCGATCTCGGGCGGCATTTTCCGCCGGGAGAGGAGCGCTGGCGCGGCGCCTCGAGCGTCGATCTGCTCGAGCGCATCGTGGCGCTGGTGCGGGAGAAGGGACTCAGGGTCGTCAACTGCGACCTGACGCTGGT
This genomic window from Thermoanaerobaculia bacterium contains:
- the ispD gene encoding 2-C-methyl-D-erythritol 4-phosphate cytidylyltransferase, with translation MDRSGSTLHTRLVPAARVHAVVPAAGRGLRFGGTLSKQFESIAGRPLLAWTVERLLAAGVDSVTVALPSDVAVAPPDWLADPRICTVAGGDSRQESVTAALAASPAEGRDLVLVHDGARPALAAADLLAVCQAALSADGAVLGRGASDTLKLVEQGVIVGTVDRSRVFRAETPQVFRRELLERAIEAALAVGFTATDEASLVERFPGMRVLAVEAVAPNPKLTTPADLPLVRALLEGFGALPDSSGAGR
- a CDS encoding 2-C-methyl-D-erythritol 2,4-cyclodiphosphate synthase, with protein sequence MKLRIGQGYDIHRLVPGRKLMLGGEEIPFDLGLDGHSDADVLLHALGDALLGAASLGDLGRHFPPGEERWRGASSVDLLERIVALVREKGLRVVNCDLTLVAEAPKLAPYREKIIERIARVLGTEENAVGLKATTNEGLGAIGRGEGMAAFAVVLLTSVEA